In Nevskiales bacterium, the DNA window GCAGATGAGTTCATCGAATTCGATGCGCTGTTCACGGCCCGTGTGTTCGACGACGATGAGCTTGCGTTCGCCCTCACGTTCGCAACGCAGCGCCTGGTGGCCCGTGAGCACCTCGACGCCGTCGCGGGCCAGTGCCTCCTCGGCCAGCGCCGAGACATCCGCGTCTTCGCGGATCAGCAAGCGCGGCGCCATTTCGATCTGGGTGACCTTCACCCCCAGTCGCGCAAACGCCTGTGCCAGCTCGCAGCCGATCGGCCCGCCACCCAGCACGACCATGCGGCCGGGCATCGCATCGCGCTGTGCCAAGGTCTCCCACAAGGTATCCGAGGTGAGGTAACCCACCGCGTCGAGACCGGGCAAGGGCGGGACGAAGGGTTGTGCCCCGGCAGCGATGACGATACTGCGAGCCGTCAGGCGTTGGCTGCCATCGTTGCGCTGGATCTCCACCGTCCACGGATCCACGATCTTCGCGTAACCCTGCACCACATCGACGCCCAGATTGGTGTAGCGCTCGATGCTGTCATGCGGTTCGACCGCGCGGATCACCGCGTGCACCCGCCGCATGACCGCTTGGAAGGAAAAGGCCGGCTCACTGGCGGTCAGCCCGTAATGGTCGGCATGGCGGATGAGATGCGCGGCCTTGGCGCTTTTGATCAAGGCCTTGCTGGGCACGCAGCCGTAGTTGAGGCAATCGCCCCCCATCTTGTGCGCTTCCACCAGCGTCACCTTGGCCTTGACCGCAGCCGCGATATAGGCCGTGACCAGACCCGCTGCACCGCCACCGATCACGATCAGGTTGCGATCGAAACGGGCTGGTCGCTGCCAGCGTGCATACAGACGCCGCCGCTGCAGTGCGCGCACCAGTGCACGGGCCAGCCATGGAAACACGCCCAGCAGCGCAAACGCGCCGAGCAGCGTGGGCGAGACGATGTCCGAGAGGCTGCGCAACTGCGCGATCTGGGTGCCTGCATTCACGTACACCAGCGTGCCGGCCAGCATGCCGAGCTGGCTCACCCAGTAGAACGTCCAGGCACGCATCGCGGTCAGGCCCATCAGCACATTGATGAGGAAGAAGGGCACCACCGGTACCAGGCGCAGCGTGAACAAATACAACGCGCCATCGCGCCGAATGCCCGCATCGATGGCCGAAAGGCGCTCACCGAAGCGACGCTGCACCCCGTCGCGCAGCAGGTAGCGCGAAACCGCAAACGCCAGCAGCGCCCCCACGCTGGAGGCAAAGGACGCGATCAGCGTGCCCTGCCACAGGCCGAACAAGGCCCCCGCGGCCAGCGTCAGCACTGCCGCGCCGGGCAGCGACAGCGCCGTGACCGCCACATACAGCATGAAAAACCCCAGCACCGCCGCGACCGGGTGGGCAGCGCGCCAGGCCTGCCAATCGGCCAAGCCAGCCTGCACGGCCGCCAGGTTCAGCCAGCGCGGCCCCCCAGCGGCAAAGAATGCGATCAGCGCCAGCGCGATCGCGGCCAGTACGAGCGCTTTACGCGCATTCATCGGGCATCTCCTGCCAGGGCTCCGCCGCAACTGCTGCCCTGGCCCGCGGTGCAGCCGTAGCAGTGGTCGGCCACGCAGACCGGCCCACCGTCCACATCCTGCGCCAGCAGATCCCGCAGATGGGCGCGTCCAGGCCGCGCACCGAGCGGCAGGCCGAGCTGCTGGTTGAAGTCGCAGTCGTAGAGATACCCCTGCCAGTCCACACTGACGAGATCGCGGCACATCACGCCCTCGAGGTTGTCGGCGCGGAAGTTGGCCTTGAGCAAATCCATATAGCCCGCGAACTGCCCTTTGGAAATCAGCCACGAGCCAAAGCGGTTGATCGGCATGTTGGCCAGCGCATAGAGCCGGTTGAAGACGATGCCGAAATGCTCGCCCAGCTCGCGCCGGTAGGCGGCTTCCAGTTTCGTCTGCTCCGGCGGCAGGCTGGGGCCTTGCGGGTTGTAGACGAGGTTGAGCACCAACCCCAAACCTTCCTGTCCGTAGCCCAAGGCATTGAGCCGCTGCAAGCCGGCGATGCTTTTGTCGAACACGCCATCACCACGTTGCCGATCCACATTGTCGGCCGAATAACAGGGCAGCGAGGCCACCACCTCCACCTGCTGCGCGGCCAGGAACTCGGCCAAATCGTCCTGCCCCGGCTCGAACAGGATGGTGAGGTTGCAACGGTCGATCACGCGCACGCCCAACGCGCGCGCCTGCTGCACCAGTGTCCGAAAGCCCGGATGCAGCTCGGGTGCGCCGCCGGTAAGGTCCAGCACCTCGATGCGGCGCGCCACCAGCACCTTGGGGATCAGCGCCAGCGTGTCGGCCTCCATCATCTCTTTGCGATGCGGGCCGGCATTGACATGGCAATGCACGCAGGACTGGTTGCAGCGGTAGCCCAGATTGACCTGCAAGGTGCTGGTACGACGGCGCGTGAGCGATGGAAAGTCGGTGGCCTCGAGCAAGGGCAAGGTGGCGTGCATGGAAAGCTCCTGGTGATGGGGCAGCGCGATGGAGACAGCGATGCATGCGGCTTGGTCGCAGGCTGTGGCGAGTTTCTTACACCCAATGCGCACCCGTCAGTCTGCTGGGTTCCCTGTAATGAAAGCGCCGCTCGTCACGACCAATCACCACCGTGCGCTTGGGCACGGCACTGGCCCACAAGCCCCCCAATTCATCAGGAGACCTTCGATGACCGCTGCCATTGCCAAACTCGACCTGCCTGCCCAGACCTTGGAGTCCACCTCCGGAAAGGCGCGTGAGATGCTCGAAACCGCCCAGGCCAGGCTGGGTTTCGTGCCCAACATGTACGCCAACATGGTCAACTCACCCGGCTTGCTGGAAACCTATCTCATGGGGTACGAGCGCTTCCGGCAGGACAGTGGCTTCACCCCCGCCGAGCAGGAAGTCGTGTTCCTGACCATCAGCCGCTTTCATCGCTGCACCTACTGCATGGCGGCACACAGCATGATCGCCGACAAGGTGTCGAAGGTGCCCGCCCCGGTGCTGCAGGCGCTGCGTGACGGCACGGCCATTCCCGACGCCAAGCTCGCGGCTTTGTCCGCCTTCACCCACGCGATGGTGGAAAGCCGCGGGGCGCCCACGCCCGAGCAGGTTCAGGCGTTTCGCGCCGCGGGCTACACCGACCGCCAGGTGCTCGAGATCATCCTCGCCATCGCGGTCAAGACGCTGAGCAACTACAGCAACCACGTGTTGCACACCCCCGTGGACGCAGCCTTCCAGGCCTATGCCTGGTCGGACTGATCCCGTGACATGCATCGGGTGTGTAAGAACCACGCCGCTCACACGACCAAACACCCGTCACGTCGCCTTTGCGGCCCCAGCGACGCCGACGCCATCCAGGGGCCTCGACCGCACAGGAGATTTGCCATGAACCAGAAACTGTCCGCTGCCGCTCTCACGCTGGCGCTGGGTACCGTGTTGGCCACTGCCGCGACCACCGCCACGGCGCAGGACATGGGGATGGGGGGGAAGGAAAAATGCTATGGCGTCGCCCTGAAGGGCAAAAACGATTGTAAGGCTGGTCCAGGCACGACCTGTGCCGGAACCGCGGCAAAGGACTATCAAGGCAACGCCTGGAAGTTCGTCCCCGCCGGCACGTGCGAAAAGACCGCTTCACCGACCTCGCCCACGGGTTTCGGTCAGCTCAAGGAGTTCAAAGAAAAGAAGGCTTAAGGCATCGCTACTGCAATCGGGCCTATGGCATGCCGCCATAGGCCCGGCATTCGTCAGGAGAGTGCCATGGCATGGCCACCGCCCACGACATTCCAGACTTTGTCGGTATTGCCATTGCGTGCCGGTTTGGGACTCAAGTCCGAGCATTACCGCGTGATCCTCGATCAGGTGCCGGATGTAGGTTTCTTCGAGATCCATGCGGAGAACTATTTCGTCGCAGGCGGCCCCATGCACCACTCTCTGGGCCGCATTCGGGAGCGCTACGCCCTCTCCATCCACGGGGTGGGCTTGTCCATTGGCGGCGCGGGGCTGCTGGACCGCGCGCATCTGGCGGCGCTGAAAGCCTTGCTGGCGCGCTACCAACCGCAGGCGTTTTCGGAACATCTGGCCTGGTCCAGCCACGGCGGGCATTTCCTCAACGACTTGCTGCCGCTGCCCTATACCGACATCACCCTGCAGCGCGTGTGCGCCCACATCGACCAGGTGCAGGAGACGCTGGGCCGCCGCCTGCTGCTGGAAAACCCCGCGACCTATGTCGAATTCGCCGCTTCCACCTGGGACGAGGCGGACTTCATCGCCGAGGTGGTGCGCCGCACCGGCTGTGGCCTGCTGCTCGACGTCAATAACGCGTATGTGAGCTGCACCAACCACGGCCGTGACCCTGACGCCTATCTGACGCGGCTGCCCCTGCACGCGGTGGGGGAAATCCACCTCGCTGGCTTTGCCGAGGACGTGGATGGTGCGGGCGCGCGACTGCTGATCGACAGCCACGGTGCGCCGGTGGACGATGCCGTGTGGGCCTTGTACCGGCGGGCGCTGTGCTACACCGGCCCGGTGCCGACCTTGATCGAGCGCGACCAGAACCTGCCGCCCTTCGAGGTGCTGTTGGCAGAAGCGCATGCCGCCGACGCGCTGCTGGCCGAGGCGGCAGCAACGATTCCGATGCTGCAGGAGGTGGTGTGATGCACGCCTGGAGGCAAGCGCTGCTCGATCCTTCTCTGCCACCGCCGCCCGGTCTGGTCGCGTGGAACGGCTCGGAGGTGGCCACCCGCTTTGCGGTGTACCGCAACAACGTCGTCGTCTCGCTCATCGACGCCCTGGCCGATACCTATCCGGTGGTGGTGCAGTTGGTAGGCGAGGCGTTTTTCCGCGCGATGGCGCGTGAATACGTGCGCGCGCATCTGCCGACCTCGCCCGTGCTCGCGCAGTACGGCGGTGATTTCGCCACGTTCATCGACACCTTTGCCCCGGCGGCGTCGGTGCCGTATCTCTCGGACGTGGCCCGGCTGGAGTGGGCCTACC includes these proteins:
- a CDS encoding FAD-dependent oxidoreductase codes for the protein MNARKALVLAAIALALIAFFAAGGPRWLNLAAVQAGLADWQAWRAAHPVAAVLGFFMLYVAVTALSLPGAAVLTLAAGALFGLWQGTLIASFASSVGALLAFAVSRYLLRDGVQRRFGERLSAIDAGIRRDGALYLFTLRLVPVVPFFLINVLMGLTAMRAWTFYWVSQLGMLAGTLVYVNAGTQIAQLRSLSDIVSPTLLGAFALLGVFPWLARALVRALQRRRLYARWQRPARFDRNLIVIGGGAAGLVTAYIAAAVKAKVTLVEAHKMGGDCLNYGCVPSKALIKSAKAAHLIRHADHYGLTASEPAFSFQAVMRRVHAVIRAVEPHDSIERYTNLGVDVVQGYAKIVDPWTVEIQRNDGSQRLTARSIVIAAGAQPFVPPLPGLDAVGYLTSDTLWETLAQRDAMPGRMVVLGGGPIGCELAQAFARLGVKVTQIEMAPRLLIREDADVSALAEEALARDGVEVLTGHQALRCEREGERKLIVVEHTGREQRIEFDELICAVGRVARLKGYGLEELGIETQRTVVTNAYLETLYPNIYAAGDVAGPYQFTHTASHQAWYAAVNALFGRFKKFKVDDSVIPWTTFIDPEVARVGLNEQDAQAKGIAYEVTRYGLDDLDRAIADGAAHGFVKVLTEPGRDRILGVTIVGEHAGDLLAEFVLAMKHGLGLNKILSTIHTYPTWAEANKYAAGEWKRAHAPQRLLAWVERYHRWMRGAA
- the arsS gene encoding arsenosugar biosynthesis radical SAM (seleno)protein ArsS (Some members of this family are selenoproteins.), whose amino-acid sequence is MHATLPLLEATDFPSLTRRRTSTLQVNLGYRCNQSCVHCHVNAGPHRKEMMEADTLALIPKVLVARRIEVLDLTGGAPELHPGFRTLVQQARALGVRVIDRCNLTILFEPGQDDLAEFLAAQQVEVVASLPCYSADNVDRQRGDGVFDKSIAGLQRLNALGYGQEGLGLVLNLVYNPQGPSLPPEQTKLEAAYRRELGEHFGIVFNRLYALANMPINRFGSWLISKGQFAGYMDLLKANFRADNLEGVMCRDLVSVDWQGYLYDCDFNQQLGLPLGARPGRAHLRDLLAQDVDGGPVCVADHCYGCTAGQGSSCGGALAGDAR
- a CDS encoding carboxymuconolactone decarboxylase family protein: MTAAIAKLDLPAQTLESTSGKAREMLETAQARLGFVPNMYANMVNSPGLLETYLMGYERFRQDSGFTPAEQEVVFLTISRFHRCTYCMAAHSMIADKVSKVPAPVLQALRDGTAIPDAKLAALSAFTHAMVESRGAPTPEQVQAFRAAGYTDRQVLEIILAIAVKTLSNYSNHVLHTPVDAAFQAYAWSD
- a CDS encoding DUF2282 domain-containing protein — encoded protein: MNQKLSAAALTLALGTVLATAATTATAQDMGMGGKEKCYGVALKGKNDCKAGPGTTCAGTAAKDYQGNAWKFVPAGTCEKTASPTSPTGFGQLKEFKEKKA
- a CDS encoding DUF692 domain-containing protein; the encoded protein is MAWPPPTTFQTLSVLPLRAGLGLKSEHYRVILDQVPDVGFFEIHAENYFVAGGPMHHSLGRIRERYALSIHGVGLSIGGAGLLDRAHLAALKALLARYQPQAFSEHLAWSSHGGHFLNDLLPLPYTDITLQRVCAHIDQVQETLGRRLLLENPATYVEFAASTWDEADFIAEVVRRTGCGLLLDVNNAYVSCTNHGRDPDAYLTRLPLHAVGEIHLAGFAEDVDGAGARLLIDSHGAPVDDAVWALYRRALCYTGPVPTLIERDQNLPPFEVLLAEAHAADALLAEAAATIPMLQEVV